In the genome of Massilibacillus massiliensis, one region contains:
- the murD gene encoding UDP-N-acetylmuramoyl-L-alanine--D-glutamate ligase, with protein MNFANKKVVVLGVGISGNAVARVAKELGATVILSDANEQIAQKYDLDTLKKCGIQVELGAQDEALVTNIDYLILSPGVPISVPLVQRAIEKGVEVISEIEVAYRLCKVPMYAITGTNGKTTTTTLLGEFMKKTGKKVGVGGNIGVALSSEVHRVGAEGCIVAEISSYQLEASIDFNPHIVSILNVTPDHIARHGSLENYQKMKEKIFSHHTKDDYLVLNYDDDKVRDMAKRAKSTVMFFSRLRELNEGAFVKNNELMIVWQGKSYKICSVDDVKIKGGHNIENALAAAGVAFLAGVDVQSMAEVLKEFSGVEHRIEPVTTIHGVPYFNDSKATNPESSIKALEAFDGHIILIAGGHDKNTDLTEFMQLVKKKVDALILIGNAAARFKEAAIANEFHNIYETGYSMEEAVKLANQLANHPQVVLLSPACASYDMFDGFEERGRAFKELVYKLK; from the coding sequence ATGAATTTTGCAAATAAAAAAGTTGTTGTCTTAGGCGTTGGAATCAGCGGTAATGCGGTTGCACGAGTTGCAAAAGAATTAGGCGCCACTGTAATTTTAAGTGATGCAAATGAACAAATTGCACAAAAATATGATTTAGACACGTTAAAAAAGTGTGGAATACAAGTCGAATTAGGAGCTCAAGATGAAGCTTTAGTAACGAATATTGACTATTTAATCTTGTCACCGGGTGTACCGATTTCAGTTCCATTGGTACAAAGAGCAATAGAAAAAGGTGTCGAGGTAATCAGTGAAATTGAAGTCGCTTATCGTTTATGTAAAGTGCCAATGTATGCGATTACCGGAACAAATGGAAAAACAACAACAACAACATTACTTGGTGAATTTATGAAAAAGACAGGTAAGAAAGTAGGTGTTGGTGGAAATATTGGCGTAGCGTTATCGAGTGAGGTACATAGAGTTGGAGCAGAAGGCTGCATAGTTGCAGAAATATCGAGTTATCAATTAGAAGCCTCCATCGATTTCAATCCGCATATAGTAAGTATTTTAAATGTTACTCCAGATCATATTGCACGGCATGGTTCTTTAGAGAATTATCAAAAGATGAAAGAAAAGATTTTCTCTCATCATACAAAGGACGATTATTTAGTACTGAATTATGATGATGACAAAGTACGAGATATGGCGAAGCGGGCAAAAAGTACGGTAATGTTTTTTAGCCGCTTAAGGGAATTGAATGAGGGCGCTTTTGTTAAAAATAATGAGTTGATGATTGTTTGGCAAGGGAAGTCCTATAAAATTTGTTCAGTAGATGATGTGAAAATAAAAGGCGGACATAATATTGAAAACGCATTAGCTGCAGCTGGCGTTGCTTTTTTAGCTGGTGTTGATGTTCAATCAATGGCTGAAGTTTTAAAAGAATTTTCTGGGGTAGAACATCGAATAGAACCTGTAACAACGATTCATGGAGTTCCGTATTTTAATGATTCGAAAGCAACAAACCCTGAATCATCAATTAAGGCATTAGAAGCGTTTGATGGGCATATTATTTTAATTGCCGGAGGTCATGACAAGAATACAGATTTAACAGAATTTATGCAACTTGTGAAAAAGAAAGTAGATGCACTCATTTTGATAGGAAATGCTGCAGCGCGATTTAAAGAAGCAGCGATTGCAAATGAGTTTCATAACATTTATGAAACTGGGTATTCTATGGAAGAAGCTGTTAAATTAGCAAATCAATTAGCAAATCACCCACAAGTCGTATTATTATCACCAGCTTGTGCCAGCTATGATATGTTTGATGGTTTTGAAGAACGGGGGAGAGCGTTTAAAGAACTTGTTTATAAATTAAAATAG